CGACGAACTCATCCAAGGCGTGACTGGCTCGGACCTCACCGCGGAACTGCTTCGCGGAGCTGGAACACCACGCTGTACCGGCATCTCGCTCAGCGGCGCGCCAAGCAACCGGGAAGACGCTGCCCGCTGGGTGATGGGGCGCTGGCTGCTGGGCTCGTACGCGCCGTTCGTCGCGTCACGACAGCCTGAGCTGGGCGTCCAGGCAGAGCAGGCATGGGCCAGTCTGGCCGCCGCGCCGGAAGCCGAGCAAACCGCCCGAGTCGGCGAAGCCCGCCGCTTGGAACTCGCCTGCACCGGCGACCCTCTGAAGGTCCTCACCGAGGGGACCAGCTGATGCGCTGGCTGATCCTGTATGCGCGTTCCCGGCACGTCGCCGTTTCGCTGCCCGCCGCAGTCCTCTGCGCCGCCGTCCTGCCCGCCTTGCTGCGCGACAACTGGTCCACTCACTATGCGACGCTCGCCCTCGCTGCCGCCATCGCCGTCGCCGCGGTAGGTCTCAGCGGCCAAGACATCGACCTGGACCGCACCGCGGGAGTGCCCTGGCCACCACGGCGGCTGGCGCATCTGCTCCTGATCGGCGTCGCCGCCGCCGGGATACTGCTTGCCGCACAAGGCGTCATCGACGTCGCGGCTCAGGCGACACCCGCCTGGACCCTCCGCAACACCGCCGGGCTGCTGGGCCTGACCGGTCTGGCCGCCACCCTCTTCGGCGGTCAGCTCGGCTGGACGCTGCCTCTGGCCTGGCCCATGGTGTCCCTGTTTGCCCCGGCTACCGAGCCACCAGCACTCGGGGCCGTCATCGCCTGGCTGACGACCCCCGCGGGCACCCCGACCGCTTGGTGGACCGCCGGAATCCTCTTCGCCGCCGGAACGGCGACGTATGCCGCGAGGGGAGCCCGCCGATGACGTGAAGCCGGGTCCGGCACAGCCCGGGCGACTGGCCTGGGCTGCCGGAGCCAGCGCACCGCTCTCGCACGTAGCGGGGCGAGCCGCTCAACCAGCTCGCGTGCTGCGGGCGAGCCGCTCAACCTGACCAGCCGGCACGCCGAACGTGCGAGGAGGTCCGCCCTTCCCCCAGGAAAAGGCGGAACGACCCTCACACATCCCGGTTGTTCGCCTTCAACTCCAACGGGTCATGGTCGGGATCGTCGACCCCGAAACTGATGATCCGCTGCGGAAAGATCCGGATCACCGCCCCGTCCAGGTGGCCGTCCGGCTCGAAAGCGTCTGGCACCGCCTCCGCCCGGCCACGGATCTCCAGGCAGCGCACCCGGATCGGGTCCACCGACGGTACGTCGTCGATCACGATCGACGCCCTTCCGTTGGCTGCCACGTTCCGGTACTTCCGGCTGCGTGCCAGTCCGGCCCCGCTCACGTCGATCGCCTGCTTCTCCGCGTTCCAGGCGAATGCGGCCGGGCTGACCTGCAGCGTTCCGTTCGGGTGCTGCGTGGCCACACGGCCCAGCATCTGGGCTTCCAGGTAATTCAGCTCTGCTTCGGTGAACATGCCCCTACGGTGCAAGTTCAAGTGAACTTGAAGTCAACCCTGCGCGCGGGAGCACTTCCGCGCGAACCGGCCGGATCTTGGCAACCGGTCGCACCGGCCGGTGCCGCGAGCGACGTTTGCGCCGGTCAGGAGAAGAGGCCGTCGCCCCAGTTCGAGGTCGGCGTGAGGCCCGGCGGGATCGCGAAGTGTGCGGATCCGGTGTGCTGCAGGTACTCCATCATCGCGTCCTTCGCGGACAGGACCTGCTGCATCGGGATGTACTGCTTGCGCGTGTCCCGGTTGAAGGCCAGGAAGAACAGCCCGGCCTCGAGGTGGCCGACGCCGTCCGAACCGTCGACGAAGTTGTACCCGCGGCGCAGGATCTGCACCCCGTTGCGCGTCTGGTGCGAGGCCAGCCGGACGTGCGCGTCGGCCGGGATCAGCGGCTCGCCCCCGGCACCGCCCACCTGCAGGTCGACCTGGTCGAACTCGCCGGTCTGTCCGAGCGGCGCGCCGGTTCCCTTGGTGCGCCCGACAATCTTCTCCTGGCCGGCGAGTGTCTCTCGATCCCAGGTTTCGACGTGCATCCGGATCCGGCGGGCGACCAGGTACGTGCCGCCGGCCATCCACGCCTGGCCGTCGCCGGCCTGCGCCCATACCTGGTCGCGGAGCACGTCGGTGTCCTCGGCCTTGATGTTGTTCGTGCCGTCCTTGAACCCGAACAGGTTGCGCGGCGTCTGCTGCGTCCGCGAGGTGGATGAGCTGCGCCCGAACCCGAGCTGCGACCAGCGCACCTCGGTGACGCCGAAGCCGAGCCGGACCAGGTTGCGCACCGCGTGCACGGCTACCTGCGGATCGTTCGCGCAGGCTTGGATGCACAGGTCGCCGCCGCTGCGGGCCGGGTCGAGCTTGTCTTTGGGGAACAACGGCAGGTCCACCAGTTGCGGCGGGCGTTTCGCGGCCAGTCCGAACCGGTCGTCGAACAGCGACGGGCCGAAGCCGATGGTCAATGTCAGATCGGAGGCGGGCAGGTCGAGCGCCTCGCCGGTGTCGTCCGGCGGGGCCTGCGCCGAGCCGCCGAGCGCGCCGTTCGGTCCGACGTCCTGGCCCGCGGTCATCCGACGGGCCGCGTCGGTCCAGGTGCGCAGGAGCTTCCGCAGCTTCTCGACGTCCTTGGTGGTCACATCAAGCGCAGCGAAGTGCAGATTCGGCTGCGCCGGGGTGACGATGCCTGCCTGGTGCTCGCCGTGAAAGTCGACCTGGGACTCCGCGGCCGCGGCGGGAGCGTCGCCGCCGAGCCGGTCGATGCCAATTCCGGCCGCCGCGCCCGCACCGGCCAGCGCGACGCCCGCACCGGCCAGTCCGAACAGCTTCCGGCGAGAGACCTTGGCACCCTCTTCGGTGCCCGCCTGAGAGGTCACTTGGCGACGACTTCCGCGACCTTGCTCAGCGGCTCGCTGAGCGCGTCGACCGCCGAAGCGAACGCCTTGATCTCGTCCTGCGACAGCTGGTTGTAGTACTTGAAGCCGTCGCCGACGCGGGTCTTGTCCAGCAGCGCCTGCACCGTCGCGAACTCCTTGTCCAAAGTGGACACCAGGGTTGCGTCGCGCTCCTGCAGAATCGGCCGCAGGGCGGCGATCGCGCCCTTCGAGCCGTCCAGGTTGGACTGGAAGTCCCACAGATCGGTGTGCGAGAAGGTCTCCTCCTCCCCTGTGATCTTGCCGGTGGCGACCTCGTCGAGCAGGCCCTTCGCGCCGTTGGCGAGGTCGAGCACGCTCAGCTGCATCGTCTTGGCCTTGGCGACCAGCGCCTTCACGTCGGCGAGCAGCTTGTCCGCGATCTGCGGGCTGTCCGGCTTCAGGCCGGTGCTCCACAGATCCTTCTCCAGCCGATGGAACCCGGTGAACTGCTGACCCGGCACAAGGTCGGCCTCGCGCGCGTCGATCAGCGGGTCGAGGTCGCCGAACTTCTCCGCGACCGGCTCGATCCGCTCGTAGAACACGCGGGTGCGGGCGTACTCGGCCTTGGCCTCGTCGACCTTGCCTGCCTTGACCGCGGCGACGAACTTCGCTGTTTCCGCCTCCAGTGCGGAGCTGTTGTTCGCGACGTAGGTGGCATAGCTCTTGGCCGCCGCCGCCTTCTGCGCGCTGACGTCGTTCTGCGCCGCAGCGCCGCCGGTCACCGTGAAGTCGCCTCGGATCCCGTTGCCGGCCATGCCCGGCTTGCACGCGGTCTGGTACTTGCCCGCCGTGGGCACTTCGACGATGAGCCGCCGGTTCAGGCCGGGCGCGATGTTCTCGACCTCGCCCATGATCCGGTCGCCCTCGGCGTAGAGGTAGAACTCGGTGACCTTGCTGCCCTTGTTGACGATCTCGAAGGTCAGGTTGCCCGCGGCCGCGGTCGTCGCCGAGACGGTGCAGGCGGTGTCGGAGGCTTCGACCTTGATCGGCCCGCCCGAGGTCGCGCCGTCGGTGCCGGATGCGGAGTTCGTGCCGTCGCACGCGGTCAGCGCGACGAGGGCGCCGACCCCGGCGAGCACAGCCAGCGGGGTTTTGCGGAACTGGGGCACGGTCACTCCTTGACGGCGGCCGGCACGGCCGGGGCCGCCTCGGTCTTGTTCTTGCGGGCAGGCTTGAGAAACAGCGGCAGCACGATCGCCACGTAGCCGACCCACGCGATCGCCTGCAGCACGGTGGTCTGCTGCGAGTAGTTGAAGATTCCCTTGAGCAGCGCGCCGTACCAGGAGGTTTCCGGCAGCGTGCTCGACGCGTCGAAGGCGAGTGTCGCGATGCCCGGCAGGAATCCGGCTTCCTGCAAGTCGTGCAGGCCGTAGCCGAGCACACCGGCGGCGACGAACACCAGGAGCACCCCGGTGATCGTGAAGAACTTCGCGAGGTTGAACCGCACCGCGCCGCGGTAGAGCAGATAGGCGAGCGCGACCGCGGCGGCGATCCCGATGACGAACCCGATCAACGGCTGCAGGGTGTCCGACTGCGCGGTCTGCACGGCCGAGTAGAAGAAGACGGCCGTTTCGAGCCCTTCCCGCCCGACGGCGAGGAACGACAGCAGCAGCACCGCGGCCGGACCGACCTTGAGCGCGTCCTCCATCTTGCCGCGCAGTTCGGCGGCGATGTGCCGGGAAGCCTTGCGCATCCAGAAGATCATCGCGGTGACGAACCCGACCGCGACGATGGAAAGCGTCCCACCGAGCAGTTCCTGATGCTCGAAACTCAGCTGAGCGGTGCTGTAGGTGAGGATCGCGCCGACCCCGATCGACAGCAGCACGGCCGCGCCGACACCCGGCCACACGAACTTGAGCGCGCTCCGCCGGTCGGTCTTGATGAGGAAGGCGACCAAGATGCTCACCACGAGAGCGGCTTCGAGGCCCTCGCGCAGCCCGATGAGCGCGCTCGAAAACACCACTGTTTCAGCCCTCCTTCGACTAACCTGACTCCGATGTTTTTAGGTAAGGCTTGCCTGTAAGTCCAGAGGGGAAGCCTTCGGACGTGCGACCTAAAGCGGGCAAAACGGGTATCGAGGCTGAGTTAGGTTAGGGTAACCGCAGGTCAGCGCGCTGCCGGCGGCTTGGATAACGAATTGTGTGAGCTGGGTTGCTTAGTGGTCCAGTTAACCTTCCGCTTACCGTTCGCCCAACCTGGCGTCCCCCGGCCGGGTTCATCAGTAACCTGTCCGGGTGGCCGATACCACTCAGCCGACCAGCGACCCGTACCGCGAGGACCCGCCGCGCCGTTTCGTGGGCCGGATCGCGATGTCGCTGGGCTTGGTGCTCACCGGCGTCGTGCTGGTGGTGACGATCGGCATCCGCAACCCGAACCCGCCTGCCGAGCCCGCCGTGACGGCCGCCGCGGCACCGGTGCCGGTCAAACCGGAGCAGCGCCCGCAGCCCGGTGCGGAAGCGCCGCGGGTGGGACTGGCCGCACCGCCGGACCGTCCGCTCGTGTCGGACCAGGCGGAGCTGGACGCGTGGGCGACCCGGGTCGCCGGCAAAACCCACTTGGACGCGCGGGTTCTCGCCGCATACGGCCGGGCGGAGATGTGGATGCAGCGGCAGAAACCGTCGTGCCATCTGTCGTGGGCGACGCTCGCCGCGATCGGCAACCAGGCGTTCGGAACGGCGACCCCTGGCGCGGACGGGACGTTGCCGGTGAAGCCGGGCCGGGCGGAGGTCCCGGACACCGACAAGGGCAAGTACGACGGCGACCGCACGGCCGACCATCGGATCGGGCCGCTGCAGATGCTGCCGTCGGCCTGGCACAAGCACGCGCAGCGGGCGAACGGCGACGGGAAACCAGCCGATCAGTCGAACCTGGACGACGCGGCGTTCACCGCGGCGCGGTACCTGTGCGCGAACGGCGACGACCTGGGCACGCCGGCCGGTTGGTGGGCGGCGATGACGTCGTACAACCCGGCCGTGAATTACGTCCAGGACATTTTCACCGCAGCGGATTCCTATGCGGCGGCGAGCGTCGCACCGTGAAATGCGCTGGCTGAGCAGGATTTGAGTGCGGTGCTGCGGCGGGAGGCTGGTTGCCGTGGATCCGGCAGGAGTCAGCAGCGGATAGCGCCGGAGCGCCGGTCAGGGCCGGGCCCGGCTCCGCCTGGGCTGGCTTGGTGACCGGATTGGAGCGGCCGGGCGGCGTTGTTCGGGCCCGGCTTGGTGGCCGATCGGAGTGGCCGAGCGGTGTTGTTCTGGCTGGGCTCAGTGGCCCGGCTTAGTGGCCGAGCGGTGGTGTTCGGGCTCGTCTGGTGGCCGGAAAGTCAGTGGGTCGGCAGCGCGGTCCCGACGCGGACCGACGGCTTCGGCAGTGCCTCCGCGGCCGCGCGCACTGGCTGCTTGCGCGCCTGGGCGGGGTAGCGCTCGTTGAGTTCCACCAGGGTCGGCGCCAGGGCCATCAGCACCAGGACGACCAGCCCGGCGATGGCTCCGATCACGGTCAGTGCGGTCATGTCGGCCTCCTCGAATCGCTCTCTGTGATGACACCAAGGATCGCGCTTCGGCCGGTCTGCCCGGATCGGCCGACCGGCCGAGCGGGGCCGCCGGATGGCCAAGCTTCCTCGCTGCCCTGTACTTCTCAGAAGACGCGCCGGGGCCGCCTTGGATCCGCCGGTTGCCCGTCCGGTCGCCCGGCGGTGCCCGTTCGGGAGGCGCGGATTCAGCGGTCGCTCAACGCGATCCGGGCGCGGACCTCGCTGATCGCTTCGAGGTATTCCGGGACCGGGTTCATCGCCGAGGCCATTCGCAGCTGGGCGAGGGCCTCGGCCAAACGGCCGAGGCGCTGGAGAGTGCGGCCCAGCACGAACCGTGCGTAATGATCGGTGGGGTCGAGCTCCAGCACTCGGGTGAACGCCCGCTCGGCCCGCCGCAACTGTGCGGAGTGGAAGTACGCGCGTCCCGCCAGCAGTTGCACGCTCGGCTTGTCCGGCTCGTCGGCGAGCAGCGGTTCGAGCTCCTTGAGCGCGTCCAGCGGACGCCGTCGCGCTACCAGCTTTTCTGCGTTGCGGAACCTGCGGAAGCGCGATTCGCCGTCGGATTCTGGGGCTTCTGCGGCATCCGTCATGGTCGCTCCACGATACCGGCGCGGAGGGCGTTGCACGAGCGGCAGAAGCGTCGTGGTGGACTGTTCTGCCATGAGCAGCGATCAGGAACCCGGTTACGTGGGACTGGCGCCGTACCTCTACTACAGCGATGCGACCGCCGCGCTCGCGTGGCTGACCAGGGTGTTCGGCTTCACCGAAGAAGTCCGTTTCGAGGACGCCTCCAATGAGGTCTTCCAGGCGACGGTCCGCGCAGGCGACGCGAGGCTCCAGCTGGCCGGCGTCGGCCCGGAGTATTGGGAGGCCAAGGGAGTCGAGGGGCCGGTCGGGCAGCTCAACGTGGTGTACGTGACGGACGTCGACGCGCAGTACGAGCGGGTCTGCGCCGCGATCCCCGAGGACGACGCGCCCGAGCCGCCGCAGGACCAGCCCTACGGCGCGCGGATCTTCACGGTGGCCGACCCCGGCGGGAACAGCTGGACCTTCTGGCAGCAGGTGACCGATCAGGTCGAGCTGCCGTCCGGGTGGCGGGAAGTGCGGCACGGCGAGCCGGCCGCCGACGGGCAGGACTGAGCCGGAGAACACCCGGCGGCGCGGCCTGGCCTCCAACGGGTGAACGAG
This sequence is a window from Amycolatopsis benzoatilytica AK 16/65. Protein-coding genes within it:
- the efeO gene encoding iron uptake system protein EfeO is translated as MPQFRKTPLAVLAGVGALVALTACDGTNSASGTDGATSGGPIKVEASDTACTVSATTAAAGNLTFEIVNKGSKVTEFYLYAEGDRIMGEVENIAPGLNRRLIVEVPTAGKYQTACKPGMAGNGIRGDFTVTGGAAAQNDVSAQKAAAAKSYATYVANNSSALEAETAKFVAAVKAGKVDEAKAEYARTRVFYERIEPVAEKFGDLDPLIDAREADLVPGQQFTGFHRLEKDLWSTGLKPDSPQIADKLLADVKALVAKAKTMQLSVLDLANGAKGLLDEVATGKITGEEETFSHTDLWDFQSNLDGSKGAIAALRPILQERDATLVSTLDKEFATVQALLDKTRVGDGFKYYNQLSQDEIKAFASAVDALSEPLSKVAEVVAK
- the efeU gene encoding iron uptake transporter permease EfeU, producing the protein MVFSSALIGLREGLEAALVVSILVAFLIKTDRRSALKFVWPGVGAAVLLSIGVGAILTYSTAQLSFEHQELLGGTLSIVAVGFVTAMIFWMRKASRHIAAELRGKMEDALKVGPAAVLLLSFLAVGREGLETAVFFYSAVQTAQSDTLQPLIGFVIGIAAAVALAYLLYRGAVRFNLAKFFTITGVLLVFVAAGVLGYGLHDLQEAGFLPGIATLAFDASSTLPETSWYGALLKGIFNYSQQTTVLQAIAWVGYVAIVLPLFLKPARKNKTEAAPAVPAAVKE
- a CDS encoding PPOX class F420-dependent oxidoreductase, which encodes MFTEAELNYLEAQMLGRVATQHPNGTLQVSPAAFAWNAEKQAIDVSGAGLARSRKYRNVAANGRASIVIDDVPSVDPIRVRCLEIRGRAEAVPDAFEPDGHLDGAVIRIFPQRIISFGVDDPDHDPLELKANNRDV
- a CDS encoding VOC family protein, whose product is MSSDQEPGYVGLAPYLYYSDATAALAWLTRVFGFTEEVRFEDASNEVFQATVRAGDARLQLAGVGPEYWEAKGVEGPVGQLNVVYVTDVDAQYERVCAAIPEDDAPEPPQDQPYGARIFTVADPGGNSWTFWQQVTDQVELPSGWREVRHGEPAADGQD
- the efeB gene encoding iron uptake transporter deferrochelatase/peroxidase subunit; the encoded protein is MTSQAGTEEGAKVSRRKLFGLAGAGVALAGAGAAAGIGIDRLGGDAPAAAAESQVDFHGEHQAGIVTPAQPNLHFAALDVTTKDVEKLRKLLRTWTDAARRMTAGQDVGPNGALGGSAQAPPDDTGEALDLPASDLTLTIGFGPSLFDDRFGLAAKRPPQLVDLPLFPKDKLDPARSGGDLCIQACANDPQVAVHAVRNLVRLGFGVTEVRWSQLGFGRSSSTSRTQQTPRNLFGFKDGTNNIKAEDTDVLRDQVWAQAGDGQAWMAGGTYLVARRIRMHVETWDRETLAGQEKIVGRTKGTGAPLGQTGEFDQVDLQVGGAGGEPLIPADAHVRLASHQTRNGVQILRRGYNFVDGSDGVGHLEAGLFFLAFNRDTRKQYIPMQQVLSAKDAMMEYLQHTGSAHFAIPPGLTPTSNWGDGLFS
- a CDS encoding tetratricopeptide repeat protein, with translation MTDAAEAPESDGESRFRRFRNAEKLVARRRPLDALKELEPLLADEPDKPSVQLLAGRAYFHSAQLRRAERAFTRVLELDPTDHYARFVLGRTLQRLGRLAEALAQLRMASAMNPVPEYLEAISEVRARIALSDR